The nucleotide sequence AGGGCGCCAGGCCCTCGAAGTTTTCCGGGCTGTCATCCGGCATGAAGCCGAGTGCCCCCGCGCTCAGCAACAGTCGGAAACCGACCATCAACGAGCCGGTCAGCAGGCCAGCGATCAGTCCCAGCAGACACAGCTGGGGAAGGGCATCGACCGCCGCCAGCTTGCGCCGGAAATTGTCGAGACTGGGACGAGGCAGATGCGGACGCGACAGGCGTGACACTCACGACTCCTTGAAAGGCACTGACGATGACGATGAACATCCATGTCGGCAGCACATTACTGCCCGCCTGACACCTGTGTATCATATCGATTGCGCACCGTCGCGACCGTGCACAATCCGACAACCTCGGCACAGCATGGCGCAACGCCTGTCTCGCGCACAGGCCGCAAAAGGTCGCATCAGCAAGCCGGACACACGAGTCACATTCGTATCAACAGGACACCGCTCGAAAGCGGGGAGGCAGCATGATCAAGGTAGGTATCGTCGGCGGCACCGGTTACACCGGAGTGGAGCTCCTCAGGTTGCTGGCCAGCCACCCGCAGGTGGAAGTGACCGTGATCACCTCACGCAGCGAGAAGGGCGTGCGTGTCGACGAGATGTACCCCAATCTGCGCGGCCACTACGACACCCTCGCGTTCAGCGAGCCGGATGCCGAGGTGCTGGCAGCCTGTGACGCCGTGTTCTTCGCCACGCCGCATGGCGTCGCTCATGCGCTGGCCGGCGACCTTCTGGCCCGTGGCACCCGCGTGATCGACCTGTCCGCAGACTTCCGCATCAAGGACGCCGACGTCTGGGCCGAATGGTATGGCCAGCCGCATGGTGCACCGGAACTGCTCGGCGAAGCCGTCTACGGCCTGCCGGAAGTCAATCGCGACGCCATCCGTGAAGCCCGTCTGATCGCGGTGCCGGGCTGCTACCCGACCTCCGTGCAACTGGGGCTCATTCCGCTGCTGGAAGCCGGTCTGATCGAGACCGACAACATCATCGCCGACTGCAAGTCCGCCGTTTCCGGTGCCGGTCGCGGTGCCAAGGTCGGCTCACTGCTGTGTGAAGCCGGCGAGTCCATGAAGGCCTACGGCGCCTCCGGTCACCGTCACCTGCCGGAAATCACCCAGGGGCTGGACATGGCAGCGGGCAGCGCGGTCGGCCTCACCTTCGTCCCGCACCTGACGCCGATGATCCGTGGCATCCACTCCACTCTCTATCCGCGCCTGAGCGGCTTCAGCGGTACGCTGGAAGATCTGCAGGCGCTGTTCGAGCAGCGTTACGCCGATCACCCCGCCGTCGATGTCATGCCGCTGGGTAGCCATCCGGAGACGCGCAGCGTGCGTGGCACCAACCTGTGCCGCATCGCCCTGCATCGTCCGGGCAATGGCGACACCCTGGTCGTGCTGTCGGTGATCGACAATCTGGTCAAGGGCGCATCAGGTCAGGCCATCCAGAACCTCAACCTGATGTTCGGCCTGGATGAGATGACCGGCATCGGGGCGCCGGCGATGATGCCCTGAGCCGCCAGTGTCGCCAGCAAGGCAGCACGTCAGACAAAGTTGACCCTTTTGCTCGGATATAGGGATAATAGGCAGCATTCCGTTCTCTATACCGTGCCGGGCGCTGTCTTCAGCGCCCGGCCTCCGACTCCTTCGAGGAGGCCCGCATGAGCGAAGCACAAAGCTTCATCCCCACGCCGCTGTATCTATCCGAGAGCGCCAAGGCCCGGATCGCTGCGCTGCGCGCGGAAGAAGCCAACCCGGAGCTACGTCTCAGGGTCTACGTCACTGGCGGTGGTTGTTCCGGCTTCCAGTACGGTTTCGATATCGCCACCGACATGGCTGAGGACGACACCGTGGTCGAGCTGGGCGAAGCCGCGGTCGTGATCGACCCGCTGTCCTACCAGTATCTGGTCGGCTCGACGATCGACTACGAGGAAGGTCTGGCCGGGGCGCGTTTCCTGATCCAGAACCCGAATGCCACCAGCACCTGTGGCTGTGGTTCGTCCTTCATGGTCTGACGGCGCAGCATGACATCCGGCGCGATGCCGCCACCTGATCGCCCCCTATCGGTTTCCGATAGGGGGCGATTTTTTTTCACTATCTCAGCAGGTTGCGAATGCCAACCCGCCGCACGGCGGCGCTCGCAGACTTGACGGGATCTTGTGCTCTCGTCACTCTGAAAACGCACTACATCCTAAAATCTAAATATAAAGAGGCATGTAAAATGCGTAGATCCCACCTGCTGGCCTCGCTGTCCGGTCTCGCGGCCGCCACCCTGATGGCCAGTGCCGCCCATGCCGTCACCCTCAAGGCCGCGACTGACCCGAGCTTCGTGCCTTTCGAGATGCTCGATCAGGAAAGCGGCAAGATGGTCGGCTTCGATATCGACATCCTCAACGCCATCGGTGAGCGCGCCGGTTTCGATATCGACCTCAAGACCATGGACTTCAATGGCATCATCCCGGCCGTACAGACCGGCAGCGTCGATGTCGCCATCGCCGGCATCACCATCACCGAGGCCCGCGAGAAGATCGTCGACTTCACCGACCCTTATTACGACTCCGGCCTGCGGATCCTGACCGCGGCCAACAATGGCGACATCGAGGGCATCGAGGGGCTGGAAGGCAAGAAGATCGGCACCAAGATCGGCTCCACCAGCTATGACTACCTCACCGCCAATCTGGAAGACTCCACCATCACGCCCTATCCCGGCAGCGCCGACATGTACATGGCACTGATGTCCGGCAGCGTCGATGCCGTCTTCTATGACGCTCCCAATGTCGGCTACTTCGCCAAGACCAAGGGCAACGGTCGCGTGAAGACAGTGGGCCCGCTCTATGAAGGTCAGCAGTACGGCATCGCCTTCACCGAGGGCAGTGAGTGGACCGACGCCGCCAACAAGGCACTGGCCGAGATGAAGTCCGATGGTAGCTACGCCGAGATCTATCAGAAGTGGTTCGGCGCCCTGCCGAGCGACAGCGAATAACGCCATCCTCGCCAGAGTTCTCTGACGCCTTCTTCACCACGAACCATGATTTCTGCCATCCGGACGCCACGGCATGCCAATGGCCGTGGCGTCTGTCCTGACGAGCTCCCCCTCACCATGTCCTGAGGCGCGAGATGATGGTGCCAAGGAGCCCCACGTGGACGTTCAATTCCAGTTTGACTGGCAGGCGGCGATTTCCTCCGTGCCGTACCTGCTCGAGGGGATCCCCTGGACCCTCGCCATTTCCTTCGGTGGCCTGGCCATCGGCTTCATGCTCGGCATCCTGTTTGGCCTGCTGAGCCTCTCCCCCAGCCGGATACTGCGCTGGGTCGCCACCGCCTACATCGAGATCTTCCGCGGCACGCCCGTGCTGGTGCAGGTCCTGTTCATCTTCTATGGTCTGCCGCAGATCATCGGGGGGCCCATCGATGCCCTGACCGCCGGTATCGCAGCCATCGCGCTCAATTCCGCGGCCTATATCTCCGAGATCGTGCGTGGTGGCGTGCAGTCCATCGCGCGCGGGCAACGCGAGGCCGGACTGTCACTGGGCCTTTCCACCCCCCAGACCTTCCGCTACATCATCTGGCCGCAGGCACTGCGTCGCATGATCCCGGCGCTCGGCAATCAGGGGATCGTGTCCATCAAGGACACCTCGCTGTTCTCGGTGATCGGTGTCGGTGAGCTGGTCCGCCAGGGCCAGATTTACATTGCCACCACCTTCAACGCGCTGGAAACCTACTTCATGGTCGCCATGCTCTACCTCGTCATCACGCTGAGCCTGTCCTTCGGGCTACGGATGCTGGAGCGTCGCGGACTGGTGGGCCAATGATCTCTACCGTGCTTTCCCACCAGGCGACAACCGCGCTGACACCCTCTTCCTCTTTCCCGATCAGCCAGCCCTTCGCGCCGGCCAGGAGCGCCTGATGACCGCCATCGTGAACATGCAAAAGATCAACAAGCACTTCGGCAGCCTGCATGTGCTCAAGGACATCGATCTCGAGGTCGCCCAGGGGGAAGTGGTGGTGATCATCGGCGCCAGTGGTTCCGGCAAGTCGACGCTGATCCGCTGCGTGAATGGCCTCGAGGAGTTCCAGGGCGGCAGCATCGAAGTGGACGGACAGTCCTTGATCCCCCACGGCAAGAGCCACCGAGCGCTGAAGACGATTCGCACCGAAGTCGGCATGGTCTTCCAGCAATTCAATCTCTTTCCGCACATGAAGGTACGTGACAACGTCAGCCTGGCCCCCATCAAGGTGCGCGGCAGTGACCGGGCGACCGCCGAGCGACAGGCCGACACGCTGCTCGAGCGGGTCAATATTCTCGAGCAGGCCGACAAGTACCCCGGCCAGCTGTCAGGCGGCCAGCAGCAACGCGTCGCCATCGCCCGCTCACTGGCGATGGAACCCCGCCTGATGCTGTTCGATGAGCCCACCTCCGCACTGGACCCCGAGATGATCGGGGAGGTGCTGGACGTGATGCGTGAGCTGGCACGCGACGGCATGACGATGATGATCGTCACGCATGAGATGAGCTTCGCGCGTGAAGTCGCGGATCGCGTCGTCTTCGTCCACCAGGGCAGCATCGTCGAGGAAGGCACTCCGAGCGAGGTCTTCGACACCCCTCGTCATCCGCGCACCCAGAGCTTCCTGGCGCGCGTTCTCAAGCACTGAACCCCCGCTGCCATCTCTTGAGAGAGGCCATGCCCCGACCGTCAGGTCGGGGCTTTTTTTTGCCCGAATGCCACGCCGTGAAGAGGCAATTCCTGGCCAATCCAGAGCATCACCTGGCGATAGACGTGTCTGTTGTGGCCCGAATGACGGGAGTTCTGGCATTCGAAATGAAGTTTTTCGATCTCGACTGACGATTTCGCGCTTTTTTCATGCAATGAAATCAGATGATTCGCCCCGCCTTGGCTGCCTCTCACGTCACGCCCCCAGCCTCGCTGT is from Cobetia marina and encodes:
- a CDS encoding amino acid ABC transporter permease, whose protein sequence is MDVQFQFDWQAAISSVPYLLEGIPWTLAISFGGLAIGFMLGILFGLLSLSPSRILRWVATAYIEIFRGTPVLVQVLFIFYGLPQIIGGPIDALTAGIAAIALNSAAYISEIVRGGVQSIARGQREAGLSLGLSTPQTFRYIIWPQALRRMIPALGNQGIVSIKDTSLFSVIGVGELVRQGQIYIATTFNALETYFMVAMLYLVITLSLSFGLRMLERRGLVGQ
- the erpA gene encoding iron-sulfur cluster insertion protein ErpA — encoded protein: MSEAQSFIPTPLYLSESAKARIAALRAEEANPELRLRVYVTGGGCSGFQYGFDIATDMAEDDTVVELGEAAVVIDPLSYQYLVGSTIDYEEGLAGARFLIQNPNATSTCGCGSSFMV
- a CDS encoding amino acid ABC transporter ATP-binding protein, coding for MTAIVNMQKINKHFGSLHVLKDIDLEVAQGEVVVIIGASGSGKSTLIRCVNGLEEFQGGSIEVDGQSLIPHGKSHRALKTIRTEVGMVFQQFNLFPHMKVRDNVSLAPIKVRGSDRATAERQADTLLERVNILEQADKYPGQLSGGQQQRVAIARSLAMEPRLMLFDEPTSALDPEMIGEVLDVMRELARDGMTMMIVTHEMSFAREVADRVVFVHQGSIVEEGTPSEVFDTPRHPRTQSFLARVLKH
- the argC gene encoding N-acetyl-gamma-glutamyl-phosphate reductase, whose amino-acid sequence is MIKVGIVGGTGYTGVELLRLLASHPQVEVTVITSRSEKGVRVDEMYPNLRGHYDTLAFSEPDAEVLAACDAVFFATPHGVAHALAGDLLARGTRVIDLSADFRIKDADVWAEWYGQPHGAPELLGEAVYGLPEVNRDAIREARLIAVPGCYPTSVQLGLIPLLEAGLIETDNIIADCKSAVSGAGRGAKVGSLLCEAGESMKAYGASGHRHLPEITQGLDMAAGSAVGLTFVPHLTPMIRGIHSTLYPRLSGFSGTLEDLQALFEQRYADHPAVDVMPLGSHPETRSVRGTNLCRIALHRPGNGDTLVVLSVIDNLVKGASGQAIQNLNLMFGLDEMTGIGAPAMMP
- a CDS encoding transporter substrate-binding domain-containing protein: MRRSHLLASLSGLAAATLMASAAHAVTLKAATDPSFVPFEMLDQESGKMVGFDIDILNAIGERAGFDIDLKTMDFNGIIPAVQTGSVDVAIAGITITEAREKIVDFTDPYYDSGLRILTAANNGDIEGIEGLEGKKIGTKIGSTSYDYLTANLEDSTITPYPGSADMYMALMSGSVDAVFYDAPNVGYFAKTKGNGRVKTVGPLYEGQQYGIAFTEGSEWTDAANKALAEMKSDGSYAEIYQKWFGALPSDSE